From one Drosophila gunungcola strain Sukarami chromosome 2R unlocalized genomic scaffold, Dgunungcola_SK_2 000006F, whole genome shotgun sequence genomic stretch:
- the LOC128255070 gene encoding zinc finger protein 423 homolog isoform X2, with protein MMALKMLYRGPSSRLENLIEKIQATKEITNNDMYSTHTSSSYSPSISDGTMTPNSHHLPGAPTAAGGQEDHPAEGKANGGADGEELPKPKRMPHFHHHHHHHYHHQQALKIANKLRKINKEAKMGATAGAGSTGAAAKFDKLTGEGIKSRGDGSYQCQFCEKTFPRLGYLKHHVQSHAEHLPFKCEYCSKLFKHKRSRDRHKKLHTNERNYKCPHCEAAFSRSDHLKIHMKTHDIQKPFQCSMCNRGYNTAAALTSHMQKHKKNAAILAAGGNPNALNYSPRSTGSASASVSSNGSLQKRRYALALASDSSPSRLDFPKRSRNSHVGGTTATATPTPLLRCTYCPKITEFSSLEQLNAHLQSVHEQQQQVVKAAVQEGEGFQLSCEYCTMKFGNIAGLFQHMRSTHMDRLSSPNSYYEHFNRLATAGTFSPRLAMDMPKIKPDLGSPERESRPVEDDLPTDLSSNKRRPLTPNPQAQAQLAPPAAPPGVFFCNQCNAGLPDFESFRNHLKSHIAEGMQPVCPHCGLSLPEQSEFERHVVGHFLITGSEFNCSSSCGKSFAKSEDLQQHLLSEHVLTLLKCSLCSEVCESRMAMQLHLACAHSQETKLLRCSACLELFRSDAEFHVHVKTRHQLGGHPTLGATSNAPTNPLQCMFCRAVCSSELEMHFHLAAHARQFRCPSCPETFHVEFLLDRHMQSQHGGVKDKEANSPNMGSLYVNALLPPLAAAAAAAAATNNNSSIIDYNVAFKGLFGAGGASGGAGAQAAGGAPPSGNKYYSPLQVETNALKPQTSPHPALMYGLSQRYLMEMYAAKSTSPSGNEGVGNPPPPAAPQATAPPPTNATTATFSCGMCERQDLRSEAELHSHRKLAHNLKTGVSLRCAYCAGNFKSRAELEQHMKSCHNSTGKHKCLICDEVFPSPAILAEHKLQHSKVGQSGKCSHCGQPLEDVAAFRAHLSEHGSDGASLPLACICCRQTLHSEFELSLHAKFHTKSSSSGGSLQEPVCALCLEPLPDAVEGPAKLCEKCCRKHNLNGKRGKHTEPIPASLQAPPSSAFVENRCNLCKMVLPHAQKLQEHLVEHTFAGTEQRGFNCYICSAVFTAPGGLLNHMGEHGAHSRPYDCSLCPEKFYFRAELEHHQRGHELRPQARAPVPKVEMPTANRHSSPSQSPVRSPTIVKQELYETDTVESAGGEEEPESNPPDEEEYIEVEQMPHETRPSEIGSQMERSTNSA; from the exons ATGATGGCCCTAAAAATGTTATATCGTGGTCCCAGTTCGCGTTTGgagaatttaattgaaaagatCCAGGCCACCAAGGAGATAACCAATAACG ATATGTACAGTACCCACACATCGTCCAGTTATTCGCCTAGTATTTCCGATGGCACCATGACACCCAATTCACACCACTTGCCCGGAGCTCCAACCGCCGCTGGTGGTCAGGAGGATCATCCGGCTGAGGGCAAAGCCAATGGTGGCGCCGATGGCGAGGAGTTGCCCAAGCCGAAACGTATGCCCCACTTCcatcaccaccatcaccatcactaCCACCATCAGCAGGCATTGAAAATAGCCAACAAGTTGCGCAAAATCAATAAGGAAGCCAAAATGGGAGCCACCGCAGGTGCTGGATCCACTGGAGCAGCCGCCAAGTTTGATAAGTTGACAGGAGAGGGGATTAAAAGTCGTGGCGACGGCTCCTATCAGTGTCAGTTCTGCGAAAAGACATTTCCACGTCTCGGCTATTTGAAGCATCACGTACAG AGCCACGCTGAACACCTGCCTTTCAAATGCGAATACTGCTCCAAGCTTTTCAAGCACAAGCGTTCCCGCGATCGTCATAAGAAATTGCATACCAACGAGCGTAACTACAAGTGTCCCCATTGCGAGGCAGCTTTTTCCAGGAG tgaCCATTTGAAGATCCATATGAAGACCCACGACATCCAAAAGCCCTTCCAGTGTAGCATGTGTAACAGAGGCTACAATACAGCTGCTGCTTTGACTTCCCACATGCAAAAGCACAAGAAGAACGCAGCTATCCTGGCAGCCGGTGGTAATCCTAATGCTCTGAACTATAGTCCCCGATCCACGGGATCTGCCTCGGCATCCGTTTCCAGTAATGGTAGTCTGCAAAAGAGGAGATACGCCTTGGCCCTGGCCTCAGATAGTAGTCCCAGTAGATTGGACTTTCCCAAGAGATCGAGAAATAGTCATGTGGGTGGCACAACTgccacggccacgcccactccgcTGCTCAGGTGCACCTACTGTCCCAAGATCACCGAGTTCAGTAGTCTGGAGCAACTGAATGCCCATCTCCAGAGTGTCCatgagcagcaacaacaggtTGTGAAGGCGGCGGTTCAGGAGGGCGAAGGCTTTCAGCTAAGCTGCGAGTACTGCACCATGAAGTTCGGCAATATCGCTGGACTCTTCCAGCACATGAGGAGCACGCACATGGACAGGTTGAGCAGCCCGAACTCCTATTACGAGCACTTCAACCGCCTGGCCACCGCTGGCACCTTCAGTCCACGTCTTGCTATGGATATGCCCAAAATTAAACCGGATTTGGGCAGTCCGGAGAGAGAATCGCGCCCTGTAGAGGACGATCTTCCCACGGACTTGAGCAGCAACAAGAGGCGACCGCTGACACCCAACCCCCAGGCACAGGCTCAACTGGCACCACCAGCTGCTCCACCAGGGGTATTCTTTTGCAATCAGTGCAACGCGGGACTGCCCGACTTCGAGAGCTTCAGGAACCATCTGAAGAGTCACATTGCCGAGGGCATGCAGCCGGTATGTCCCCATTGCGGTCTGAGTCTGCCAGAGCAGTCGGAGTTCGAACGTCATGTGGTGGGTCACTTTCTCATCACGGGTTCAGAGTTCAACTGTAGTTCCAGCTGCGGCAAGAGTTTTGCCAAATCGGAGGATCTGCAGCAACATTTGCTTTCCGAGCACGTGCTAACCCTGCTGAAGTGTTCCTTGTGCTCGGAGGTCTGTGAGAGCCGGATGGCCATGCAGTTGCATTTGGCCTGTGCTCATAGTCAGGAAACGAAGCTGCTCCGGTGCAGCGCCTGCTTGGAGCTCTTCCGATCCGATGCCGAGTTCCATGTGCACGTAAAGACGCGTCACCAGTTGGGCGGACatcccacgttgggcgccactTCTAATGCGCCCACTAATCCACTGCAGTGTATGTTTTGCCGAGCAGTTTGCTCTTCCGAGCTGGAGATGCACTTCCATTTGGCCGCCCATGCGCGACAGTTTAGATGTCCCTCCTGCCCAGAGACCTTCCACGTGGAGTTCCTGCTCGATCGTCACATGCAGAGTCAGCATGGAGGAGTCAAGGACAAGGAGGCGAACTCGCCCAACATGGGCAGTCTCTATGTGAACGCCTTGCTGCCTCCTttggcggcagcggcggcggcagcagcggccaccaataacaacagcagcatAATTGACTACAATGTGGCATTCAAGGGTTTGTTCGGTGCAGGAGGAGCGTCAGGAGGAGCCGGAGCTCAGGCAGCCGGAGGAGCACCGCCCTCGGGCAACAAATACTACAGCCCACTGCAAGTGGAAACCAATGCACTGAAACCACAAACCTCCCCTCACCCGGCCTTGATGTACGGCCTGAGTCAGCGGTATCTAATGGAGATGTATGCCGCCAAGTCCACTTCGCCCTCGGGCAATGAGGGAGTTGGAAATCCTCCTCCACCGGCGGCTCCTCAGGCCACCGCACCACCGCCGACAAACGCAACCACCGCCACCTTCAGTTGCGGCATGTGCGAGCGTCAGGATTTGCGCAGCGAGGCGGAACTGCACTCCCATCGCAAACTGGCCCACAATCTGAAGACGGGAGTGAGTCTGCGATGTGCCTACTGTGCGGGAAACTTCAAGTCACGAGCCGAACTGGAGCAGCACATGAAGAGCTGTCACAATTCGACCGGCAAGCACAAGTGTTTGATATGCGATGAGGTATTTCCCTCGCCTGCCATCCTCGCCGAGCACAAGCTGCAGCACTCAAAGGTGGGGCAGTCGGGAAAGTGCTCGCACTGTGGACAACCGCTGGAGGATGTGGCCGCCTTCAGGGCTCATTTGTCGGAGCATGGCAGCGATGGAGCTTCGCTGCCACTGGCCTGCATTTGCTGCCGCCAAACGTTGCACTCGGAGTTCGAGCTCAGTCTGCATGCCAAGTTCCATACCAAGTCCTCCTCGAGTGGTGGCAGTCTGCAGGAGCCAGTGTGTGCCCTGTGCTTGGAGCCGCTACCCGATGCCGTTGAGGGTCCGGCGAAGCTCTGCGAGAAGTGCTGCCGCAAGCACAACCTGAATGGTAAGCGTGGCAAACACACCGAACCCATCCCTGCATCCCTGCAAGCACCGCCCAGTTCGGCGTTCGTGGAGAATCGCTGCAACCTGTGCAAGATGGTCCTGCCACATGCCCAAAAACTGCAGGAGCATCTGGTGGAGCACACGTTCGCGGGCACCGAACAGCGCGGCTTCAACTGCTACATCTGCTCGGCCGTTTTCACCGCACCCGGCGGTCTACTCAACCATATGGGCGAGCATGGAGCTCATTCGCGACCCTACGACTGCAGTCTCTGTCCGGAGAAATTCTACTTCCGGGCCGAGTTGGAACACCACCAGAGGGGTCACGAGCTGAGACCGCAGGCACGCGCACCAGTGCCGAAAGTGGAGATGCCAACCGCCAACCGGCACAGTTCACCCAGCCAGAGTCCGGTGAGAAGTCCCACGATTGTCAAACAGGAGCTATACGAAACGGACACGGTGGAGTCCGCTGGCGGAGAAGAGGAGCCGGAGAGTAATCCACCGGACGAAGAGGAGTACATTGAAGTAGAGCAAATGCCACACGAGACACGTCCAAGTGAGATTGGGTCGCAAATGGAAAGGTCCACCAATAGCGCCTAA